The following are encoded in a window of Mumia flava genomic DNA:
- a CDS encoding GH-E family nuclease, protein MAGLVGASTQLPFIKDPLDEVRADAQAAIKALDAGDLVALEAQLAANRGQADFAYYFTSETTPRALGDALSTAAGESDDTPLREDVDAHAYALTLADLAGTLGLATFGTGDRALAAAWTDDFITATTTPEELYGDESDGADVSEQVRSNQDVANKQNLLLLLSRGYWSTEFLQAVTDAYWLYDLDQGDDAWSGTSLEDAKYAPAPSGQYLTDGILALTAALTANAEASAWAFTDFQPGTEEIDGSNYAIGRFTHYLMFEHRFPGSSDGEGAGRTATLTALSSAIEATDGAADADDTSTSASRASAGPVHDVLVLQNLAKDLSEENGCSWNPLDYWHCAVAVAESVWRWIQDWGHLTLDILAGATFAPPPFTAVGVAAAVTNATWYAIDGDYVAAGLSLAAAVPGLAFTKIATGVKAGVTAEKAAAEADDIAEVATTIRAAVGPENTMAKVVTADSLRVRPNVWATTKSQVRAEAKKTAEGDFIDPNTGKVIPSYGKFDYGHKPGYEWRCTKMKALSLGWTQQELNNYFNDPSHYQIEDRASNRSHLYESDTCAA, encoded by the coding sequence GTGGCTGGACTCGTCGGGGCATCGACGCAGTTGCCGTTCATCAAGGATCCGCTTGACGAGGTTCGCGCCGACGCTCAGGCAGCGATCAAAGCTCTCGACGCTGGCGATCTTGTCGCGCTCGAGGCGCAGTTGGCGGCCAACCGCGGTCAGGCCGATTTCGCCTACTACTTCACATCGGAGACCACACCGCGCGCTCTCGGCGACGCGCTCTCCACCGCCGCCGGCGAGAGCGACGACACTCCGTTGCGGGAGGACGTCGACGCCCACGCCTACGCCCTCACCCTGGCTGATCTGGCGGGCACCCTCGGCCTGGCGACGTTCGGTACAGGCGACCGTGCCTTGGCCGCCGCTTGGACGGATGACTTCATCACCGCGACGACGACTCCGGAGGAGTTGTACGGCGACGAGAGCGACGGTGCCGACGTCTCGGAGCAGGTCCGTTCCAATCAGGATGTCGCGAACAAGCAGAACCTCCTGCTGCTGCTGTCGCGCGGCTACTGGTCAACAGAGTTCCTTCAGGCAGTGACCGACGCCTACTGGCTGTACGACCTCGACCAGGGCGACGACGCGTGGTCCGGGACGTCGCTCGAGGATGCGAAGTACGCGCCGGCGCCGTCCGGTCAGTACCTCACCGACGGGATTCTCGCCCTCACCGCAGCTTTGACCGCGAACGCCGAAGCCAGCGCTTGGGCGTTCACAGACTTTCAGCCGGGCACCGAGGAGATCGACGGCTCGAACTATGCCATTGGCAGGTTCACCCACTACCTGATGTTCGAGCATCGTTTCCCCGGGTCGTCCGACGGCGAGGGCGCGGGTAGGACCGCGACCCTTACGGCGTTGTCCTCAGCGATCGAGGCTACGGACGGGGCCGCGGATGCTGACGACACGTCCACTTCGGCGTCGCGGGCCAGCGCCGGCCCCGTGCACGACGTCCTCGTCCTGCAGAACCTGGCGAAGGATCTGAGCGAGGAGAACGGCTGCTCATGGAATCCGCTCGACTACTGGCACTGTGCTGTAGCCGTAGCGGAGTCCGTGTGGCGATGGATCCAGGATTGGGGCCACCTCACCCTGGACATCCTTGCGGGTGCCACGTTCGCCCCGCCGCCTTTCACAGCCGTCGGTGTTGCCGCCGCGGTGACGAACGCGACCTGGTATGCGATCGACGGCGACTACGTGGCGGCCGGTCTCTCACTCGCCGCAGCGGTGCCGGGCCTCGCCTTTACGAAGATCGCCACGGGCGTGAAGGCGGGCGTAACCGCGGAGAAGGCGGCTGCAGAGGCCGACGATATTGCGGAGGTTGCGACCACGATTCGGGCGGCTGTCGGGCCCGAGAACACGATGGCGAAAGTAGTCACCGCCGACAGTCTGCGTGTCCGCCCCAACGTCTGGGCAACGACGAAGAGCCAGGTTCGCGCCGAGGCCAAGAAGACTGCCGAGGGCGACTTCATCGACCCGAACACGGGAAAGGTGATCCCCAGCTACGGAAAGTTCGACTATGGCCACAAACCAGGCTACGAGTGGCGATGCACCAAGATGAAAGCGCTCTCCCTGGGATGGACCCAGCAGGAGCTGAACAACTACTTTAACGATCCGAGCCACTACCAGATTGAAGATCGGGCCTCCAACCGGAGTCACCTCTACGAATCGGACACGTGTGCGGCTTAG
- a CDS encoding aromatic ring-opening dioxygenase LigA — translation MRKTASIASIVLGVIMIVAAIITWIVVSTTLADQKITVSDDADCAAGDTVNGPISAYCQADVIDKHTMEATGGKTYAELEQDDPVRETAMDSAFLQASLFTSVVAFGVAAMAAAMGLLFVLIGLGMRDVGARTAAPAHAGPPPSEGGTTA, via the coding sequence ATGCGTAAGACCGCTTCCATCGCCTCGATCGTGCTCGGCGTGATCATGATCGTCGCCGCGATCATCACCTGGATCGTCGTGTCCACGACGCTCGCCGACCAGAAGATCACCGTCTCCGACGACGCCGACTGCGCGGCCGGTGACACCGTCAACGGGCCGATCAGCGCCTACTGCCAGGCCGACGTGATCGACAAGCACACCATGGAGGCCACCGGCGGCAAGACGTACGCCGAGCTGGAGCAGGACGACCCGGTCCGTGAGACGGCCATGGACTCGGCGTTCCTCCAGGCCTCGCTGTTCACTTCCGTCGTCGCGTTCGGTGTCGCCGCGATGGCGGCGGCGATGGGCCTGCTGTTCGTCCTGATCGGACTCGGGATGCGTGACGTCGGCGCCCGTACGGCGGCGCCCGCGCACGCCGGACCGCCGCCGTCGGAGGGCGGTACGACCGCCTGA
- a CDS encoding acyl-CoA thioesterase, which translates to MSENPTRDDFNVLRTITTRWADVDIYGHVNNVTYYSYFDTAVNGYLVDATGTDIRALDAVGLVAETGCRFLRELDFPTDVEVGLAVERLGRSSIVYEIGLFQGDAREPAAVGRFVHVYVTREGRTVTPIPEAIRDAVAPLLR; encoded by the coding sequence GTGAGCGAGAACCCCACCCGTGACGACTTCAACGTCCTGCGTACGATCACGACCCGCTGGGCCGACGTCGACATCTACGGGCACGTCAACAACGTCACGTACTACTCGTACTTCGACACCGCCGTGAACGGCTACCTCGTCGATGCCACCGGCACCGACATCCGTGCGCTGGACGCGGTCGGGCTCGTGGCCGAGACCGGGTGCCGCTTCCTGCGCGAGCTCGACTTCCCGACGGACGTCGAGGTGGGGCTGGCGGTCGAGCGGCTCGGGCGGTCGTCGATCGTGTACGAGATCGGGCTGTTCCAGGGCGATGCGCGGGAGCCGGCGGCGGTCGGGCGGTTCGTGCACGTGTACGTGACCCGCGAGGGTCGGACCGTGACACCGATCCCCGAGGCGATCCGGGACGCCGTCGCCCCGTTGCTGCGCTGA